DNA from Thunnus maccoyii chromosome 21, fThuMac1.1, whole genome shotgun sequence:
TGCTTCAAAGACACTCAGATGAATGTACTGGACTCCTCCTACATGAACCTgcaggaaagagaggaaaacaggacaTCTAGATGAATATATTTCTCTTGATTTCTTGTTGCGATGTCACAATGAATTCAGTTCATAATCAAGTTTGAAGTTTGTTTATTGTTACATGTCATTACACAAGTACAAGAGTAAGTAGTCTTAGGTTTCAGCTCCTCAACTATGtagtgaggaaaaaaataaatatttaaaataaatcacattattcaTTACCTTGATGATGTAGTTTGTTCCAGCCACAATCTGCTCCCTGTATTTTACAGCTACGTATTCTTTGAAATTCttccctgttttcttttctacttCGAGCTTCACCTGTTTATAAAGGAAATAACCACAAATGCAGAAAGTGATGAACACCAGAGTGTCTGTGGAGATGTGAAGAAGGTAGTTTGATAACTCACCTGATCACAAAGCTTCTGAATTTCCTTAGTGGCATCTTTTGTCTCACTGAATCCTCCACAGTTAGACATGATGAGGTTTGTTGAAGTTATCAAAGACGTCAGCTGTCTGGTTTTAAGAGTCTCAATGCAGGTGCTCAGTTTCAACTTTTCacatgtatttatactgtgtaacTACACCTGGAAGGTGGCTCCACTTCATGTTGGGTGGAGCTACATCTCATGACTGTAGTTATAGTTTTGTTGCTCTGTTGTGAATTCCTCCCCAAATTCCAGTTTACATTGTGGAATTTTACAAAATAACACCATGATCTCTGAACATTTCCTCCTTCTCAAGTTTGGTGAGCTGCCAAACCAAACTCAACGGAACATCCACAGCATGACTATTGTTGAGTAACATGCTTCTaattaacaatataaaaaatagttttcattttcCCCTCAATAAAGTTATTTCTTCATAGCCTATAGATCATTTTGACCACTttgaaataaaccaaaacaagaTTGCATGCAgtgaaatttgtttttgaaCACTAAAATGATTGcaacaaatgtaatgttttgatgtttttatgtttcactGTCTCACAATGCTGTTAAAACTCacttttaaactacatttaggctaattttaaaatcttaaagtctgcagctgcaccacaatcctgctcactcagaaatatcaatatataatctctaatattacattaaaaatatccCAGGGATGTTCAATCAATGCGACCAATTATGTCATGAGTTACATAAAGAATTAATCATTGGTTTTATATGTCTCAATCTTCATatagactttttaaaaattaaactgagattacacattatgtgcaataatttaatttcagtgcaGGAAGTGCTCTAACAACCTGACATGTGTGCACATATCagtgttataaaaaaaaagaactcacACTCAAAAAGGACATGTATAGattttattctgagctgagggtGAATAGacgctgtgtaatatttgaatgagAGCACTGCTGTTCAAGGAAAGTGTAAAGTTGTCAAAGATAGTCCTTGAGATAACACACTaatggactgaatgaatgaggaaattaaACAGCGTGTCTCACTacctgacaataagaaaatgtttCCTGGTTTGTCATAACTCACAACATGAGGATTTAATCACAGTTTGATAAGAAATACAATAGCTACATTTTTCATGAGCACcatttaaaagtaattaaatttGATATCCATGAGAAAATCCACTTCATTGGTATGGTGCAATTTAAACAACAGCCAGACTTAATCAGGTTAACGAGtcacctttttttgtttgtaacaaTTTCTGCCCAGCAAGACGGCCTCTACTTTAAAACTCCATAGAGAAAAAGCAACAGTTGCAAGAATCAcaacaaatagtttttttgtttttttgatgctttctttattcattctttaGAAACACCAAATATTTGCCTATTACTTTACTGTAAAGGAATATTGCAGTGTAGATTGATTTCAAAGCCAAGTATTTTGATAAGAGGTGCTGAGCAGTTGAGACAAATGATGTCTCACTCTTTAAAAAAGTGTGAGGGGGTCGTCTTCGGTTTTGTGCTGCTGTACACGAACGTCTgcaggaaaagagaggaaaacaggacatcaagataaatacatttctctTGATCTCTTGTTGCTGTGCATGACGGGATGTCAAAATCAATTCAGTCAATTTACAAACATCTGACGCtttcttttaaagaaataatatcACATTATTAATGAGCTTGATGATGTAGTTCATTCCATTCACAAGCTGACTCCTGTATTTTACAGCTACGAATTCTTTGCACTTCTTCCCTGTTTTCACTTCTACTTCAGGCTTCACCTGTTTATAAAGGAAATAACCACAAATGTAGTCTGTGGAGATATGAGGAAGGTAGTTTGATAACTCATCTAATCACAGAGCTTCTGAGTTTCCTCAGTGGCATCTATTGTCTTGGTGAATCCTCCAGTGATCGGCATGCTAAGGTTTGTTCAAGTTATCAAAGACGTCAGCTGTCTGGATGTTGTGGATGTTTGTGTTCTTACAATTTAGATTTTGATCACTTTGAATGGGTAAACAAGACCTAAAATTCAGTttgtttaaatgataaatgcatATACTATTAAGGTCGGGCATCCAAATTCTCCATAACACCATGATCTCTGAACATTTCCTCCTTCTCAAGTTTAGTGAGCTGCCAAACCAAACTGAACTAAACATCCACAGCATGCCTATTGTTGAGTAACATGCTCCTAAGtaacaatataaaaaagtaGTTTTCATTTTCCCCTCAACAAAATTATTTCTTCAAAGCCTGTAGATCATTTTGACCACTttgaaataaaccaaaacaagaTTGCATGCAGTGAAATCTGTTTTTAACACTAGAACAATTGCAACAAATGTaactttttgattttttcttttttttttttaatattccaTCACAAAATAAGTTATTCATGCTCCCCCCAACAATGAATGTCCTCATCtgttgacacacacaaacctgcatATACATTACTCTAAAAGAATACAGTAGTCTGTCGACTGCAGGCTGTTCACCACGCAGACCACTCTGACCTCTTCTCCACCTCACTCATATTTCATTGTGGTTATTGTGCTGCATTAACATCACTGTAAAACATCACTGTGTGGTTCTTGAATGAGAAACATTGTACAAaaagtgtctcttttttttttaaagataatgaaatgttttcaagtGAAGCTTGTTGTCtatgatttcatttcatttgagaTTTAATGTCAGCAATGTCTTGAAACAAGATTTCAGTCAGTGTCAGTCCCCTTCCTCGTTTTAGATCTGATGTATTGTATGATCTTAAGTATTTGTGAAATCTTTGTCCCCTCCAGAGCACCTGTCAGAAGTAACtgacaatgagaaaatgtttcctGGTTTGTCATAACTCACAACAGGAGGATTTGATTacagtttcattaaaaataaaatacatttttcatgaacaccatttaaaaataattcaatttgATGTCCATGAGAAAATCCACTTCATTTGTGTTATATGGTGCAATTTAAACAACAGCCAGACTTAATCAGGTTAACGAGtcacctttttttgtttgtaacaaTTTCTGCCCAGCAAGACGGCCTCTACTTTAAAACTCCATAGAGAAAAAGCAACAGTTGCAAGAATCACAACAaatcctttttgtgtttttgatgctttctttattcattctttaGAAACACCAAAATGACTTTACTGCAGTGTAGATTGATTTCAGAACCAAGTATTTTGATAAGAGTTACTGAGCAGTTGAAACAGGTGATGTGATCACTTTAAAAAAGGCACGAGGGGGTCGTCTTTGGTGTGGTTCTCCTGTACACCGTTCAGTTCAACTGCTCCTCCATTACATGGAAGTGCTTCAGAGACACTCAGATGAATGTACTGGACTCCTCCTACATGAACCTgcaggaaagagaggaaaacaggacaTCTAGATGAATATATTTCTCTTGATTTCTTGTTGCGATGTCACAATTAATTCAGTCCATAATCAAGTTTGAAGTTTGTTTATTGTTACATGTCATTACACAAGTATAAGAGTAAGTAGTCTTAGGTTTCAGCTCCTCGACTATGtagtgaggaaaaaaataaatatttaaaataaatcacattattcaTTACCTTGATGAGGAAGTTTGCTCCAGCCACAATCTGCTCCCTGTATTTTACAGCTACGTATTCTTTGAAATTCTTCCCTGTTTCCTTTTCTACTTCAGGCTTCACCTGTTTATAAAGGAAATAACCACAAATGCAGAAAGTGATGAACACCAGAGTGTCTGTGGAGATGTGAAGAAGGTAGTTTGATAACTCACCTGATCACAAAGCTTCTGAATTTCCTTAGTGGCATCTAATGTTGGACCGTATCCTCCAAGGACAGACATGATGAGGTTTGTTGAAGTTATCAAAGACGTCAGCTGTCTGGTTTTAAGAGTCTCAATGCAGGTGCTCAGTTGCAACTTTTCacatgtatttatactgtgtaacTACACCTGGAAGGTGGCTCCACTTCATGTTGGGTGGAGCTACATCTCATGACTGTAGTTATAGTTTTGTTGCTCTGTTGTGAATTCCTCCCCAAATTCCAGTTTACATTGTGGAATTTTACAAAATAACACCATGATCTCTGAACATTTCCTCCTTCTCAAGTTTGGTGAGCTGCCAAACCAAACTGAACGGAACATCCACACCATGACTATTGTTGAGTAACATGCTTCTaattaacaatataaaaaaatagttttcattttcCCCTCAATAAAGTTATTTCTTCATAGCCTATAGATCATTTTGACCACTttgaaataaaccaaaacaagaTTGCATGCAgtgaaatttgtttttgaaCACTAAAACGATTGcaacaaatgtaatgttttgatgtttttatgtttcactGTCTCACAATGCTGTTAAAACTCacttttaaactacatttaggctaattttaaaatcttaaagtctgcagctgcaccacaatcctgctcactcagaaatattaatatataatctCTAATATTACTTAAAAATATCACAGGGATGTTCAATCAGTGCGACCAATTATGTCATGAGTTACATAAAGAATTAATCATTGGTTTTATATGTCTCAATCTTCATatagactttttaaaaattaaactgagattacacattatgtgcaataatttaatttcagtgcaGGAAGTGCTCTAACAACCTGACAGGTGTGCACATATCagtgttataaaaaaaaagaactcacACTCAAAAAGGACATGTATAGattttattctgagctgagggtGAATAGacgctgtgtaatatttgaatgagAGCACTGCTGTTCAAGGAAAGTGTAAAGTTGTCAAAGATAGTCCTTGAGTAACACACTaatggactgaatgaatgaggaaattaaACAGCGTGTCTCACTacctgacaataagaaaatgtttCCTGGTTTGTCATAACTCACAACATGAGTATTTAATCACAGTTTGATAAGAAATACAATAGCTACATTTTTCATGAGCACcatttaaaagtaattaaatttGATATCCATGAGAAAATCCACTTCATTGGTATGGTGCAATTTAAACAACAGCCAGACTTAATCAGGTTAACGAGtcacctttttttgtttgtaacaaTTTCTGCCCAGCAAGACGGCCTCTACTTTAAAACTCCATAGAGAAAAAGCAACAGTTGCAAGAATCAcaacaaatagtttttttatttttttgatgctttctttattcattctttaGAAACACCAAATATTTGCCTATTACTTTACTGTAAAGGAATATTGCAGTGTAGATTGATTTCAAAGCCAAGTATTTTGATAAGAGGTGCTGAGCAGTTGAGACAAATGATGTCTCACTCTTTAAAAAGTGTGAGGGGGTCGTCTTCGGTTTTGTGCTGCTGTACACGAACGTCTgcaggaaaagagaggaaaacaggacatcaagataaatacatttctctTGATCTCTTGTTGCTGTGCATGACGGGATGTCAAAATCAATTCAGTCAATTTACAAACATCTGACGCtttcttttaaagaaataatatcACATTATTAATGAGCTTGATGATGTAGTTCATTCCATTCACAAGCTGACTCCTGTATTTTACAGCTACGAATTCTTTGCACTTCTTCCCTGTTTTCACTTCTACTTCAGGCTTCACCTGTTTATAAAGGAAATAACCACAAATGTAGTCTGTGGAGATATGAGGAAGGTAGTTTGATAACTCATCTAATCACAGAGCTTCTGAGTTTCCTCAGTGGCATCTATTGTCTTGGTGAATCCTCCAGTGATCGGCATGCTAAGGTTTGTTCAAGTTATCAAAGACGTCAGCTGTCTGGATGTTGTGGATGTTTGTGTTCTTACAATTTAGATTTTGATCACTTTGAATGGGTAAACAAGACCTAAAATTCAGTttgtttaaatgataaatgcatATACTATTAAGGTCGGGCATCCAAATTCTCCATAACACCATGATCTCTGAACATTTCCTCCTTCTCAAGTTTGGTGAGCTGCCAAACCAAACTGAACTAAACATCCACAGCATGCCTATTGTTGAGTAACATGCTCCTAAGtaacaatataaaaaagtaGTTGTTATTTTCCCCTCAACAAAATTATTTCTTCAAAGCCTATAGATCATTTTGACCACTttgaaataaaccaaaacaagcTTGCATGCAGTGAAATCTGTTTTTGAACACTAGAACAATTGCAACAAATGtaactttttgatttttttttttttttttttttaatattccaTCACAAAATAAGTTATTCATGCTCCCCCCAACAATGAATGTCCTCATCtgttgacacacacaaacctgcatATACATTACTCTAAAAGAATATTGTAGTAATTCCAAGGTAAAGGAGCAGATTTTTTTGATAAGAGACAGCAGATCTTTAGTGAAGAGAACATAATGTGAGAAAGTTGACTTCAGTTAGTGTCAGTTTACTTCCTCGTCTACTTAGCGTCTGTACAGTTCCCACTTATTTTTAATCTCATAGGTATGCATGACAACATTTTTCCTCCTCAAGGGAATATGTCAGAAGTAAATGACAATAAGAAactgtttcatggtttgtttagTTAGAACTCACAATTTAAGGATGTTTTTGAATTGCTAATTTAATCTCCATTTTAATTGAATTGAGATTTGATCACAGTTTAGTGAGGCCTAAACATCAAAGATTACTTAAATTGGATGTCAAATTGTTAAGGTTTGTGTAAAATCAAATCAACCCCAAACCCCTTCCTAATCACTCTGCATCaatctgtaaaaatgtttgtgcaTGAATGCAAACAACAGGCATCCTCTACTGCTCACCCATGGAAGATGCGAAAAACAACAGCTGATCTTGTCTTAAGGAAGTATGACAGTGCGCTAGGACCAAACTCAGAAAAACTCACAATTGTAAAGAGAGCTTGATAACAATTGTAAcaatggaaacagaaaacagtagaCTTTTCTACATCTATGGTACAGTGAGAGGATCCTCACATTTGCAGAGACAGTTAGGCGTGCCCGCTCATTTACATAAAGCGCCTCgtagaaatatttcagttttgatGTCTGAAATTCTGTAAGAAAATAgtatttgttttgtgcaaaaaatgcacaaaaatgttACACACAATGTTTCGCAACATTTCGCAACAATGAGGAAAACCTACTGCTGCATTTAAGAATTACAACACATCAGAAATCCCTTGCAAAGTTGTGCAACAGGTCAATAAAAGGCAGtctccattttaatccagtgttGGTAGAAACATTAATGCATGGTTATGCAGACTGTGAACATTTATCCTTGAAAAACAGAGCAGCCTGAAATTAAGCAGGGAAAAGAGTTAATAAGTTAAcaacaaagttttattcagcATAGTCCATTAATTCAGTATTTAACAGACTTGAATAAAGTGGTGGAATCTTACTGTATGTTAGGctatacattacattttaaatatatttattcagctttaatctgattGGGACAAAACAGAGCAGTGGCATCTCCACTTATGGTAGGTCCACCAATTCATCCTACCACTGTCTCTATCTATCCAGTAAAGACTTCATTGGATCTTCTCATCCCAGCCATCTCCTGCCTTCCAAAGGTCTTGGATGAGGATTTTAGCTCGTGTTGAGTATGGCATGAGATATTCCAGTGGGTCATATTGTGATGCCTTCACTTTGTAGACGTTTCTCAGTGTTGGCTGGGAGTACTCCAAGGGTGATGTCTGTAGCCAAGACGGTCCATGAAGCAGTTCCAACTGAGACATAAAGCTGGCTCTTCTGGGTCTTGGCCATGCTGGGAAAGCCACAGTTCTGTGCTGGCTGCTCTGGCTTCCATACAGAGGTGCTCTACAACTAATGAAACATTGCTAGCCCACTGCCTTATCTCAAAACCTCCTGCAGATAGCAACTCACACATTTGGTCAATGAGGTTCCCAGCTTTGTTGGCATATGTGGTGCTGTGCAAACAATTGTTGACAAAGGAGGCTCTCTCAATAGTGTCTAGTATGGCTTCATTGCCCTGGCTATGTCCTTTACATGTGTATGTGATGCAACACCACTTATGGCCAGTGTGTGTTCCTGGAAGCAGATGAGTTGGCTGTTGAGAGTCTGTCCGTTGTATTGGTACGAGCATTTGAAGACAAGCCTAGCTTTGCCATTGTGATTGACTGCATGATGTGGTAGATAGATACAATGACTCACTAGAGGACTCCACCGTCTCAGGGGACAGTTATTTGATATACCCTGCCATCTCCAGTTTCTGCACTTCTTGACAGTAGGTCTCCGCCTGCTTCATATCTTTGGCTATCCAACACTCTGTACTCCGTAGCTAAGGGAGCGGCACTGTCTTGGGTGCCTGGAGGATGGGGTTATCTTTGCAATTGAGGAGAGGTGTTGCATATCTTTTCACACGATCCACATCTAGCATGTACTTTTCAACCCATTTTCAAACTCATCACAATAGCTGGCCGGTAGTTTGTTCAGTAGCCTATCGACATGAGAACCACATTGCAGTTCACCCTCTAAACACCGGAGGATGCATACGAAGGCATGTACTGAGAGGGCAAATTTGTCAAGGCTTCTGGGTCCCTCACTCTTATTGGTGGAGAGTTCAAGATGGCACTGGTAAAATAAGGTAGGGCAGGCTTTGGGATTCCATATGGGGTAGCAGCTCCAAATGTTAGCGCCTGGCTAATTGTCAACTTTTGACACTGTTCCTCTGCTAGACTGTCCTCCATGAAGTTCAATCCAAAGAAACTTTAATGATCACTCGTTGAGTGAATACATGTCATGGATAAGCACAAGGCATTGGtttgggatgtgtgtgtgtgtgtgtgtgtgtgtgtgtgtgtgtgtgtggttctaaagaaaacaaaagaaataaaatacagtattagtCTTCAATAACATGTAGTTTCATATATACATTAATAACTTATTAATATTAGGCTTGAATAGTGTAATGAAATATACTGGTTTTGAGCATTCTAGTTTATACATGAAAGAAATTAGTGTTACCTGTGTTACTATCACTGGAAATACACTGCAACTCAATTGCTGGCCGGAATGAACAATTCTGTGGTCAACAGACCCCTCTTGTGGCCAAATAATGTAACTGCAGTGCTGAAAACAGCCACATGGCTGAACACTGCCAATGAATGTAAGGACGTGCTGATGTATATAATTATCAAAGCATAACAAAAAACACTCCCAATATTATTGGCATATTCCAAAAGTATGACAttcataacataaaaacacGATGCAAGTAAGCTATATTAGCAAAAAAATATTGCACCGTGTTCACATATTCTGAACAATGTACGAGGAAAGTtatgcattaaaaacataaagcacTCAAAAGAACAATTTCAGGACTAATAGTAAATTGGGTAATATTAATACTAACAATATTTGGTGGTCTGATATTAGCAAAAAGCTGAATGTTGAAGGAATGCTTATCACTATCATCATTTACCCACAGTGTCTTATAATCCCACATTAatgatgtttctctctcttataTGTTACTtattcctgttttcttttctctgtttaggTTTTCAGTGAAAGGTGCAGAATCCACTACACGCCCCCGAAGGTGAAGTGAGGCTCTGCGTGACGAGAGGAGCCGCTTCACTCGATGGTTGAATCCAGACTGGAGCTGAAACAGTGACCTGCTGCTGCGTGCCGACTGCAGGCTGTTCACCACGCAGACCACTCTGACCTCTTCTCCACCTCACTCATATTCCATTGTGGTTATTGTGCTGCATTAACATCACTGTAAATCATCACTGTGTGGTTCTTTAATGAGAAACATTGTACAAAAagagtcttttttaaaaaaaaaaagataatgaaatgttttcaagtGAAGCTTGTTGTctgtgatttcatttcatttgagaTTTAATGTCAGCAATGTCTTGAAACAA
Protein-coding regions in this window:
- the LOC121887853 gene encoding cystatin-B-like isoform X5, yielding MSVLGGFSETKDATKEIQKLCDQVKLEVEKKTGKNFKEYVAVKYREQIVAGTNYIIKVHVGGVQYIHLSVFEALPCNGGAVELKGVQDNRTKDDPLIPF
- the LOC121887853 gene encoding cystatin-B-like isoform X6, whose amino-acid sequence is MSVLGGYGPTLDATKEIQKLCDQVKLEVEKKTGKNFKEYVAVKYREQIVAGTNYIIKVHVGGVQYIHLSVFEALPCNGGAVELKGVQDNRTKDDPLIPF
- the LOC121887853 gene encoding cystatin-B-like isoform X4, yielding MSNCGGFSETKDATKEIQKLCDQVKLEVEKKTGKNFKEYVAVKYREQIVAGTNYIIKVHVGGVQYIHLSVFEALPCNGGAVELKGVQDNRTKDDPLIPF
- the LOC121887853 gene encoding cystatin-B-like isoform X2, whose product is MSVLGGYGPTLDATKEIQKLCDQVKPEVEKETGKNFKEYVAVKYREQIVAGANFLIKVHVGGVQYIHLSVSEALPCNGGAVELNGVQENHTKDDPLVPFLK
- the LOC121887853 gene encoding cystatin-B-like isoform X1 translates to MSVLGGFSETKDATKEIQKLCDQVKPEVEKETGKNFKEYVAVKYREQIVAGANFLIKVHVGGVQYIHLSVSEALPCNGGAVELNGVQENHTKDDPLVPFLK